In Hemiscyllium ocellatum isolate sHemOce1 chromosome 33, sHemOce1.pat.X.cur, whole genome shotgun sequence, the following are encoded in one genomic region:
- the LOC132831270 gene encoding ferritin heavy chain, oocyte isoform-like: MSSQVCQNYHKDCEAAVNKQINLELYSSYIYLSMSSYFDRDDVALRHFAEFFKEQSHEEREHAEKLMAFQNKRGGRVLLQDVKKPEQDEWGNGLEAMQRALQMEKDVNQSLLDLHKLSSGHMDPHLCDFLERHYLDEQVKMIKKLGDHITNLKRLGAPENGLGEYLFDRLTLS, translated from the exons ATGTCCTCCCAAGTGTGTCAGAACTACCACAAGGACTGTGAGGCTGCTGTTAACAAGCAGATCAACCTGGAGCTCTATTCATCCTATATTTATCTCTCGATG tcCTCTTACTTTGACCGGGATGATGTTGCCCTGCGTCACTTTGCTGAGTTCTTCAAGGAGCAGTCCCATGAGGAACGGGAACACGCTGAGAAACTGATGGCATTCCAGAATAAACGTGGAGGCAGAGTCCTCCTACAGGATGTCAAG AAGCCAGAGCAGGATGAGTGGGGCAATGGTCTGGAGGCAATGCAGAGAGCTCTGCAGATGGAGAAGGATGTGAACCAGAGTCTGCTGGATCTGCACAAACTCTCCTCTGGCCACATGGACCCTCAT CTGTGTGACTTCCTGGAGAGgcactacttggatgagcaagtgaagatgatcaagaagctgggagatcacatcaccaacctgaagagactgggagcccctgagaatggcctgggagagtacctgtttgacaggctcACCCTGAGCTGA
- the LOC132831269 gene encoding ferritin, heavy subunit-like has protein sequence MASQVCQNYHKDCEDAVNKQINLELYSSYVFLSMSSYFDRDDVALHHFAEFFKEQSHEEREHAEKLMEFQNKRGGRVLLQDVKKPEQDEWGNGLEAMQRALQMEKDVNQSLLDLHKLSSGHMDPHLCDFLERHYLDEQVKMIKKLGDHITNLKRLGAPENGLGEYLFDRLTLS, from the exons ATGGCCTCCCAAGTGTGTCAGAACTACCACAAGGACTGTGAGGATGCTGTTAACAAGCAGATCAACCTGGAGCTCTATTCCTCCTATGTTTTCCTCTCCATG TCCTCTTACTTTGACCGGGATGATGTTGCCCTGCATCACTTTGCTGAGTTCTTCAAGGAGCAGTCCCATGAGGAACGGGAACATGCTGAGAAACTGATGGAATTCCAGAATAAACGTGGAGGCCgagtcctcctgcaggatgtcaaG AAGCCAGAGCAGGATGAATGGGGCAATGGTCTGGAGGCAATGCAGAGAGCTCTGCAGATGGAGAAGGATGTGAACCAGAGTCTGCTGGATCTGCACAAACTCTCCTCTGGCCACATGGACCCTCAT CTGTGTGACTTCCTGGAGAGgcactacttggatgagcaagtgaagatgatcaagaagctgggagatcacatcaccaacctgaagagACTGGGAGCCCCTGAGAATGGCCTGGGAGAATACCTGTTTGACAGGCTCACCCTGAGCTGA
- the LOC132831363 gene encoding ferritin heavy chain, oocyte isoform-like yields the protein MASQVCQNYHKDCEDAVNKQINLELYSSYVYLSMSSYFDRDDVALRHFAEFFKEQSHEEREHAEKLMAFQNKRGGRVLLQDVKKPEQDEWDNGLEAMQRALQMEKDVNQSLLDLHKLSSGHTDPHLCDFLERHYLDEQVKMIKKLGDHITNLKRLGAPENGLGEYLFDRLTLS from the exons ATGGCCTCCCAAGTGTGTCAGAACTACCACAAGGACTGTGAGGATGCTGTCAATAAACAGATCAACCTGGAGCTCTATTCCTCCTATGTTTACCTCTCCATG tcctctTACTTTGACCGGGATGATGTTGCCCTGCGTCACTTTGCTGAGTTCTTCAAGGAGCAGTCCCATGAGGAACGGGAACACGCTGAGAAACTGATGGCATTCCAGAATAAACGTGGAGGCAgagtcctcctgcaggatgtcaaG AAGCCAGAGCAGGATGAGTGGGACAATGGTCTGGAGGCAATGCAGAGAGCTCTGCAGATGGAGAAGGATGTGAACCAGAGTCTGCTGGATCTGCACAAACTCTCCTCTGGCCACACGGACCCTCAT ctgtgtgacttcctggagaggcactacttggatgagcaagtgaagatgatcaagaagctgggagatcacatcaccaacctgaagagactgggagcccctgagaatggcctgggagagtacctgtttgacaggctcACCCTGAGCTGA